From a region of the uncultured Desulfatiglans sp. genome:
- a CDS encoding Cobyric acid synthase (fragment), translating into MNEGERWPDGGCRALMFLGTGSDVGKSVVTAAFCRILKRRGYRVAPFKAQNMSNNSYVTVEGGEIGRAQVVQAEAAGLLPSVDMNPILLKPSTGMGAQVVMHGQVYGRLDALDYHRLKPRLRKAVLQAYRRLASHYEVIVLEGAGSCCEMNLKRNDLVNFAMAKAVRAPCILVADIDRGGVFAQIIGSWHLMSRRERALTAGFIVNKFRGDERLFASGVEYIEKRTGRPVLGVVPFFEDIVIDQEDSVVLQEDRRAIARTGPDTVNIAVLRFPVISNFTDLEALEGEPGVVVNYLSRPAEALSPIRPAGGSLRGPLRCAAHPGTCGGVKR; encoded by the coding sequence ATGAACGAAGGAGAAAGGTGGCCGGATGGGGGATGCCGTGCGCTCATGTTCCTGGGCACGGGGAGCGATGTCGGCAAATCCGTCGTGACCGCCGCCTTCTGCCGGATCCTGAAGCGCCGGGGGTACCGCGTGGCCCCCTTCAAGGCCCAGAACATGTCCAACAACAGCTATGTCACCGTCGAAGGGGGGGAGATCGGCCGGGCGCAGGTGGTTCAGGCCGAGGCCGCCGGGCTTCTCCCATCGGTGGATATGAACCCGATCCTCCTCAAACCGTCGACCGGCATGGGCGCGCAGGTCGTGATGCACGGGCAGGTCTATGGGCGGCTGGATGCCCTCGATTACCATCGGCTCAAGCCGCGCCTGCGGAAGGCCGTCCTGCAGGCTTATCGACGACTTGCATCGCATTACGAGGTGATCGTCCTAGAAGGCGCGGGCAGTTGCTGCGAGATGAACCTCAAACGGAACGATCTAGTCAATTTCGCCATGGCCAAGGCGGTGAGGGCCCCGTGCATCCTCGTGGCGGATATCGACCGGGGGGGAGTCTTCGCCCAGATCATCGGGTCCTGGCACCTCATGAGCCGCCGGGAGCGGGCGCTGACGGCCGGGTTTATCGTGAACAAATTTCGTGGGGACGAACGGCTCTTCGCCTCCGGCGTGGAATATATCGAGAAGCGCACAGGGAGGCCGGTCCTCGGTGTGGTGCCCTTCTTCGAGGATATCGTCATTGACCAGGAAGACTCGGTGGTGCTCCAGGAAGATCGGCGCGCCATCGCGAGGACCGGGCCCGATACGGTGAACATCGCGGTGCTCCGGTTTCCGGTCATCTCCAATTTCACCGATCTCGAAGCGCTGGAGGGGGAGCCCGGCGTCGTCGTCAATTACCTTTCCCGGCCGGCGGAGGCGCTTTCACCAATACGACCGGCTGGCGGATCACTTCGAGGCCCATTGCGATGTGCCGCGCATCCTGGGACTTGTGGAGGGGTGAAGCGATGA
- a CDS encoding Cobyrinic acid A,C-diamide synthase (fragment), with translation MTAVSPGFTAFCIAGTHSGCGKTTVSLGVMAALRVRGCRVQAFKVGPDFIDPGHHRRVTGRPSHNLDGWMLDRAANRRLFDRCAADADVAVVEGVMGLFDGFSRMAKWLGLPVILVIDARAAARSAAAVAGRVGRSGCPQRRGCAPPVGGVGAV, from the coding sequence ATGACGGCTGTCAGCCCGGGGTTCACCGCCTTCTGCATCGCCGGGACCCACAGCGGGTGCGGTAAGACCACCGTTTCGCTCGGCGTCATGGCGGCCTTGAGGGTGCGCGGCTGCAGGGTCCAGGCCTTCAAGGTGGGGCCGGATTTCATCGATCCGGGGCACCACCGCCGGGTCACCGGAAGGCCCTCTCACAATCTGGACGGGTGGATGCTCGATCGGGCGGCCAATCGGCGCCTCTTCGACCGCTGCGCGGCGGATGCCGACGTCGCCGTGGTAGAGGGCGTCATGGGGCTTTTCGACGGCTTTTCGCGAATGGCTAAATGGCTCGGCCTGCCGGTCATCCTCGTGATCGATGCGCGGGCCGCGGCGCGCTCGGCGGCGGCCGTCGCCGGTCGAGTTGGTCGCTCCGGATGTCCTCAGAGGCGTGGATGCGCCCCACCCGTCGGAGGTGTTGGCGCGGTGTAG
- a CDS encoding hypothetical protein (Evidence 5 : Unknown function), producing MAIEASRGGRILETLDHLDLTPFSVLVSRCGLDSEAVLEDLQGLRGQDPPHYLSLLLVRKDPEGDLPGYPLQIGESTGTDSF from the coding sequence TTGGCGATAGAGGCCTCCCGTGGGGGGCGTATCCTGGAGACCCTCGATCACTTGGACCTGACGCCGTTTTCCGTCCTCGTCTCCCGTTGCGGACTCGATAGTGAGGCGGTTCTGGAAGACCTGCAGGGGCTGAGGGGCCAGGACCCCCCCCATTACCTGTCGCTGCTGCTCGTGCGGAAAGACCCGGAAGGAGATCTTCCCGGATATCCTTTGCAGATCGGCGAATCCACCGGGACAGATTCGTTCTGA